AGTCGGCGATTTTGTCGCCACCATCGGCTCACCCTTTAATTTAAAACAAACCGTAACTTCTGGTATCGTGAGTGCCTTGCATCGTTCCATTCACATTGAAGGCAATGAAGATTTTATTCAAACCGATGCCGCCATTAATGTCGGCAGTTCGGGTGGTGCGTTAGTGAATATGAATGGTCAATTAGTGGGATTAAATACTGCAATATTAGCGCCTGATGGCGGTAATATCGGCATTGGTTTTGCCATCCCCATTAATCTTGCGCAACAAGTGATGAACAGTTTATTAAAACACGGCAAAATTAAACGCGCGTTATTAGGTGTATTAGTGCAAAACCTCACCCCGGATTTAGCCGATAGTTTTGGTTCACCCAATGCCAAAGGCGCATTAATCTCTCAAGTGAATAAAAATACTCCGGCTGATCAAGCAGGGTTACAAGCCGGTGATATTATTACCAAGGTCAACGATCAACCTGTCGATAATTCCAATGAAGTTCGCAATTTAATTAGCTTAATGGAACCCGACACCAGCGTATCACTCACGATTTTACGCAATAATAAACCACAAACCATTCGTACTAAATTATTAAGCGATAAAGAATTAAAAATGAGTATGATGGATAATGACGATTCGTTACTCGCTGGCGTTAGTTTAAGTAATTTTGATCAAATTACTTTACGCAGTGGACATGTCAAAGGCGCGCGTGTCAATTATGTCGATCAACTCAGTGATGCCTGGGCTTCGATGTTACGTCCGGGTGATGTGATTATTTCCGCCAATCATCAACCCACCGAAAATATCCAAGCGCTGGAAGCTATCGTCAATAAAGAACAACAACATCTTTTATTACATGTGATGCGCGATGATGGATCGTTTTATTTAGTGATTCCATAGTTTGGCGTAACCTGGATCGGATCGCAGCCGTAGCCTGGAGCGAAGCGCAGCCGTAGCCTGGAACGAAGCGCAGCGTAGATCCAGGAAACTACCCTGCAAAAAAATTAAGCCATTGCAAACGGTCAACATGCTTTAAAAATTATTTTGTGATGCAGAGAATTTATGATTTTTTAGGGTGAAGATCCTGGATCTTCGCTGCGCTTCGTTCCAGGCTACGGCTACTCTCCGTTCCAGGCTACGGCTGCGCTTCTTCGTGGCTGGAAATGCGGCGGATATTGGCGCCGAGTTGGCTTAATTTTTCTTCGATACATTCATAGCCGCGATCGATGTGATAAATTCTATCGACAATGGTGGTGCCGCGTGCAGCGAGCCCTGCTAAAACTAAACTGGCTGAGGCGCGTAAATCAGTCGCCATCACTGGCGCGCCGGTTAAATATTCCACACCATGACAAAATGCCGAATTACCTTGCACTTGAATATCAGCACCCATGCGTCGTAATTCTTGCACGTGCATGAAACGATTTTCAAAAATGTTTTCGGTAATTAAGCTTGAACCTTCTGCAATGGTATTTAATGCTAATAATTGGGCTTGCATATCGGTTGGAAAACCAGGATAAGGGGCTGTGGAAATATTCACCGCACGCGGGCGATTTCCATACATATTTAATTCAATATAATCATCACCAGTATTAATTTCTGCACCGGCCTCTTGCAGTTTTAATAATACAGATTCCATGATCGAGGCATTAATATTTTTTAATTTAATTTTTCCGCGCGTAATTGCCGCGGCAACTAAGTAGGTACCAGCCTCAATGCGATCGGGCAAAATACGATAGTTTCCACCGTGTAATTTTTCCACGCCTTCAATTTGAATGGTCGCGGTGCCAGCGCCAGTAATTTTTGCACCTAATTGATTTAAACAATGCGCTAAATCTTCGACTTCCGGTTCACGCGCAGCATTTTTTAAAATCGTGGTACCTTTGGCTAAGGTGGCTGCCATCATAATATTTTCAGTACCGGTGACGGTGACTGTATCAAATACGATTTTTGCACCTTGCAAACGGTCTTTGACCTTCGCATGAATATAACCGTCTTTTAATTCAATTTCTGCGCCCATCGCTTCCAATCC
This portion of the Legionellales bacterium genome encodes:
- a CDS encoding Do family serine endopeptidase yields the protein MKSLLSTFVLMFCTSLCFAAGQSAMLNTNNPPTAKNQNQNQLTTMLNRVMPGVVNIYAEGEDKTESNPFTNPAPDQNRQNQDGHFISIGSGVIVDAPNGYILTNAHVIYQADNITVTLNDGRRYKGKILGYDVGFDIAVVQIDATKLTAIPLGNSNNLQVGDFVATIGSPFNLKQTVTSGIVSALHRSIHIEGNEDFIQTDAAINVGSSGGALVNMNGQLVGLNTAILAPDGGNIGIGFAIPINLAQQVMNSLLKHGKIKRALLGVLVQNLTPDLADSFGSPNAKGALISQVNKNTPADQAGLQAGDIITKVNDQPVDNSNEVRNLISLMEPDTSVSLTILRNNKPQTIRTKLLSDKELKMSMMDNDDSLLAGVSLSNFDQITLRSGHVKGARVNYVDQLSDAWASMLRPGDVIISANHQPTENIQALEAIVNKEQQHLLLHVMRDDGSFYLVIP
- the murA gene encoding UDP-N-acetylglucosamine 1-carboxyvinyltransferase, with amino-acid sequence MNKLQIIGGKPLNGEIRVSGAKNAALPIIAATLLPSEPITISNVPHLRDVTTMMELLSTMGVQLTIDELMNVTIDPNFIHSYDAPYDLVKTMRASILVLGPLVARFGEARVSLPGGCAIGSRPVDLHLRGLEAMGAEIELKDGYIHAKVKDRLQGAKIVFDTVTVTGTENIMMAATLAKGTTILKNAAREPEVEDLAHCLNQLGAKITGAGTATIQIEGVEKLHGGNYRILPDRIEAGTYLVAAAITRGKIKLKNINASIMESVLLKLQEAGAEINTGDDYIELNMYGNRPRAVNISTAPYPGFPTDMQAQLLALNTIAEGSSLITENIFENRFMHVQELRRMGADIQVQGNSAFCHGVEYLTGAPVMATDLRASASLVLAGLAARGTTIVDRIYHIDRGYECIEEKLSQLGANIRRISSHEEAQP